From a region of the Patescibacteria group bacterium genome:
- a CDS encoding T9SS type A sorting domain-containing protein: protein MFFLQIASYESIVVVPSLPSQTRHLLKITVSGAAKAQQGGAVMFTRKRIYALTSLIAVVLVLIAGSALADEITLAWDANIEPDLAGYWLYYGQSSGVYTDSVDVGTDTACMVTGLPDGQLRYFAVKAYDIYGQKSDFSNEVLKSSSSGVYVSSDTLTLKWPAMDVGEDYYVIYRNTDQACFTPSSNNSIGATTETLCFDMVAADPNDYFYVVRGLSGVGHILGYSVRMGKIASSLQSGYDIVSYILDQGCVKGVELGKKIPNCTKVLRWDTGSGGWVYLAWKSGITWYNYGNVSLGNSYLVSVTASGIWVQAGILPADPTFSLNPGNNLITLPYKFVHDKGIVTGGQLGASISGCTKVWRWNTVTGNWKWVAYYTGSTWWVYENVEPGKAYLVYATIASNWPDSNGGAGKIAASAKPQESTANPLLPELPMPPDSPDQELAEPAPLQLPTYALFPNHPNPFNTSTVIRYQLPTAQKTSIVIYNILGQTVNALISEKQTAGFYSLIWDGRNAQGEPVGSGVYVVRLQAQAGEFSQTQKIVLLR from the coding sequence TTGTTCTTTTTACAAATTGCAAGCTATGAATCAATCGTTGTTGTTCCATCACTGCCAAGCCAAACACGGCATCTCCTAAAGATTACTGTGTCTGGCGCGGCTAAAGCCCAGCAAGGAGGTGCTGTTATGTTTACCCGAAAAAGGATTTATGCGCTGACCAGTCTGATAGCCGTAGTTCTTGTTCTCATCGCCGGCTCGGCCTTGGCTGATGAGATAACCCTGGCTTGGGACGCGAACATCGAACCTGACCTCGCGGGATACTGGCTGTACTATGGCCAATCAAGCGGAGTGTACACCGACTCTGTGGATGTAGGTACGGACACCGCCTGCATGGTCACGGGTCTCCCGGATGGCCAACTCCGCTATTTTGCCGTAAAAGCGTATGATATCTACGGTCAAAAAAGCGACTTCTCAAATGAGGTGTTGAAAAGCTCTTCAAGCGGCGTCTATGTGTCCAGTGACACTTTAACTTTAAAATGGCCGGCAATGGATGTGGGGGAAGACTATTATGTAATTTACAGAAACACCGACCAAGCATGCTTCACGCCTTCTTCCAATAACTCCATTGGCGCTACCACAGAGACATTATGCTTTGATATGGTTGCCGCTGACCCGAATGACTACTTTTATGTAGTTAGGGGTCTTTCAGGAGTCGGTCATATCTTGGGTTATTCAGTAAGAATGGGGAAAATTGCCTCATCTTTGCAATCTGGTTATGATATAGTTTCCTATATCCTTGACCAAGGATGTGTTAAAGGCGTGGAACTAGGAAAAAAAATTCCCAACTGCACCAAGGTTTTGCGTTGGGATACTGGCTCTGGGGGCTGGGTTTATTTGGCCTGGAAAAGCGGAATTACTTGGTATAATTATGGTAATGTATCACTAGGCAACTCATACCTGGTATCTGTAACAGCCAGTGGAATATGGGTCCAGGCCGGGATACTTCCTGCTGATCCAACTTTTAGCTTAAACCCCGGCAATAACCTGATTACCTTGCCGTACAAATTCGTTCATGATAAGGGGATTGTCACCGGCGGCCAACTTGGAGCAAGCATTTCCGGTTGTACCAAAGTTTGGCGCTGGAATACTGTTACGGGAAATTGGAAGTGGGTAGCCTATTATACTGGGAGCACCTGGTGGGTCTATGAAAATGTAGAACCAGGCAAGGCATATCTGGTTTATGCAACTATTGCCTCCAATTGGCCTGATTCTAATGGCGGTGCCGGAAAAATAGCCGCCAGCGCCAAACCACAAGAATCAACCGCTAACCCGCTGCTTCCAGAATTGCCAATGCCCCCGGACTCTCCTGATCAAGAACTCGCGGAACCCGCACCTCTTCAACTGCCCACTTATGCCTTGTTTCCGAATCATCCCAATCCTTTTAACACATCAACTGTTATCCGATATCAACTGCCGACTGCCCAGAAAACATCAATTGTAATTTACAATATCCTTGGTCAAACAGTCAACGCTCTGATATCGGAAAAACAGACAGCGGGCTTTTATTCTCTAATTTGGGATGGCCGAAACGCGCAAGGAGAGCCAGTGGGAAGCGGAGTATATGTGGTCCGCCTGCAAGCACAAGCAGGAGAATTCAGCCAAACCCAAAAAATAGTCTTGCTTCGTTAA
- a CDS encoding S8 family serine peptidase: MSIRKRTTLFLVLISVLVLSQFNLGNQIAQANSEPTKKTLKANYKANYTEPNYKRYPANMNVNDTYKDLLWALDNIGQEINGISGTPDADIDAPEAWEMYKDNEEIVVAIIDSGVTYDHPDLEDAMWDGTNCVGENNNFLGDCNHGYDFEDDDKTPLPTNNAHGTHIAGIIAGRKNNNKGIIGIAPEIKIMAIKFGFDVASEIKAINFAINNGAKIINASYSGSTYSQLEYDAIQAFQAAGGIFITAAGNGAKNNDWEAEDDPPLPPDNPPLPPDDTPDPPPPPDDPLPPPPPDDPPAPPEDPPAPPDDLPPPPPDGPPAPPEDPPLNPCEVNNPRFPADSSSAGHSYPCDFDLDNIICVAATDQSDSLSSFSNYGASSVDIGAPGENIFSTYFLTENFFQASLPGFTNTLFTETSGNWLTGTWEEFGGDATDKNAQANSSYANNDHGVLTLTNPIDTTNYDENVWLSFKLDANIEYIPNCVFDYLSVEVDDNDDNWAEKERWCGSYSERAVTANLGRGLDNMRIRFVWRTDDSNFMEKPQAPVIDDIKISNTHSYAYNKGTSIATAYVTGLAGLLWSYRADPTYSQIKEIILDTGDSLDSLTDKTVTGKRINAYNALLSLDSLPDTTAPVITLLGNNPININVGDSYKDAGATAFDNIDKGITSSITAVNPVDTSTAGVYIITYNVSDTAGNPAEQVTRTVNVNKVTTPPPSGGGSGGGGGSSQPPSSVTAFNVPLTVSSDQQGAVSQNFSDKNSIKLKVPKGAVAKSTTFKISQGELLAQETPVETSGAFMVGNKIFNITAKDSLNNRVRNFSKKLTVVLTLPNLPNNTDDLGVYYFDETLGKWILVPGAQFDLTLNQATFEVEHLTKFAVFEIDGLPVIIEAVEFTEKKIDIEKTPETEETDRQTEEVATPPPPQILDAEAYGEGSLIRGLDFKIYVLVAKQKKYISNLTELQKYSGQLIYNVSNEVLDQYPDISIASQPAQYSDGELIKGPDQKIYVIKNSQRVYISNLEELQKYVGKQIHQVNIEVLAQYPIVITAPRHYDNGSLIRGADKKIYVIKNGRKRHISNLAELKKYAGQPIYNVGDEVLNQY, translated from the coding sequence ATGAGCATAAGAAAAAGAACTACACTTTTTTTAGTCTTAATCTCGGTTTTAGTATTAAGCCAATTTAATCTTGGCAACCAGATTGCCCAAGCTAATTCCGAGCCAACAAAGAAAACATTAAAAGCAAACTACAAAGCAAACTACACTGAGCCAAACTATAAACGTTATCCTGCAAACATGAACGTTAATGATACTTATAAAGACTTGCTTTGGGCTTTAGATAATATTGGCCAGGAAATTAATGGAATTAGTGGTACTCCTGACGCTGATATTGACGCGCCGGAAGCTTGGGAAATGTATAAGGACAATGAGGAAATTGTTGTTGCAATAATTGATTCTGGAGTAACCTACGACCATCCTGACCTTGAAGACGCTATGTGGGACGGCACTAATTGCGTTGGCGAAAATAATAATTTCTTAGGGGACTGTAATCATGGTTATGATTTTGAAGATGATGATAAAACACCCCTGCCAACCAACAATGCCCATGGCACGCATATTGCCGGCATAATTGCTGGGAGAAAAAACAATAATAAGGGAATTATCGGGATAGCGCCGGAAATTAAAATAATGGCTATCAAATTTGGTTTTGATGTGGCCAGTGAAATTAAGGCGATTAATTTTGCTATAAATAATGGCGCAAAAATTATTAACGCCAGCTATAGCGGCAGCACGTATTCTCAACTTGAATATGACGCTATCCAAGCTTTTCAAGCAGCTGGCGGTATTTTTATTACTGCCGCAGGAAATGGGGCTAAAAATAATGATTGGGAAGCTGAAGATGATCCGCCACTGCCGCCTGATAACCCACCATTACCGCCTGATGACACGCCTGATCCGCCTCCGCCGCCTGATGATCCTCTGCCTCCTCCGCCCCCAGATGATCCGCCCGCACCTCCAGAAGACCCACCAGCTCCGCCAGATGACCTGCCGCCACCCCCGCCAGACGGACCACCCGCGCCGCCAGAGGATCCACCGTTAAATCCTTGCGAAGTTAATAATCCCCGCTTTCCAGCTGACAGCTCTTCTGCGGGCCATAGTTATCCTTGTGATTTTGACTTGGATAATATTATTTGTGTTGCCGCTACTGACCAAAGTGACAGCCTATCCAGCTTCTCAAATTACGGTGCCAGCTCTGTTGATATTGGCGCACCCGGGGAAAATATTTTTAGTACTTATTTCTTAACTGAAAATTTCTTTCAAGCTTCTTTGCCAGGCTTTACAAACACTCTATTTACTGAAACAAGCGGCAACTGGCTGACTGGCACCTGGGAGGAATTTGGCGGCGACGCCACTGACAAAAACGCTCAAGCTAATTCTTCGTATGCAAATAATGACCATGGGGTTTTAACCTTAACCAATCCCATAGACACAACAAATTACGATGAAAATGTTTGGCTAAGCTTTAAATTAGACGCTAATATTGAATACATTCCTAATTGCGTGTTTGATTATCTGTCAGTAGAAGTTGATGATAATGATGACAACTGGGCGGAAAAAGAACGTTGGTGCGGCTCTTATTCTGAAAGAGCTGTTACCGCTAATCTTGGCCGTGGTTTAGACAACATGAGAATCAGATTTGTCTGGCGCACTGATGACAGCAATTTTATGGAAAAGCCACAAGCGCCAGTAATTGATGATATTAAAATTTCTAATACTCATTCTTATGCTTACAATAAGGGCACCTCAATTGCCACTGCTTATGTCACTGGCTTGGCTGGCTTGCTTTGGAGTTATAGAGCAGACCCTACTTATTCTCAAATCAAAGAAATAATTTTAGACACTGGTGATTCTCTAGATTCATTAACTGACAAGACTGTTACTGGTAAAAGAATCAACGCCTATAACGCTCTCTTAAGTCTTGACAGCTTGCCAGATACCACTGCTCCGGTGATTACTCTGTTAGGAAACAATCCAATTAATATTAATGTTGGTGATTCTTATAAAGATGCCGGAGCCACTGCCTTTGATAATATTGATAAAGGCATTACCTCTAGTATCACAGCAGTTAATCCAGTTGATACAAGTACCGCTGGCGTCTATATAATAACCTATAATGTAAGCGACACTGCTGGAAACCCTGCCGAACAAGTTACCAGAACTGTTAATGTCAATAAAGTAACGACTCCCCCTCCTTCCGGAGGCGGAAGCGGCGGAGGCGGAGGTTCTTCTCAACCCCCAAGTTCAGTTACTGCCTTTAATGTTCCTTTAACAGTTTCCAGTGATCAACAGGGCGCTGTGAGTCAAAATTTTTCTGATAAAAATTCTATAAAATTAAAAGTGCCCAAAGGAGCCGTGGCCAAAAGCACTACATTTAAAATCAGCCAGGGCGAGCTTCTGGCCCAAGAGACGCCAGTAGAGACCTCTGGCGCGTTTATGGTGGGCAATAAAATATTCAATATCACAGCAAAAGATTCTCTAAACAACCGGGTTAGAAATTTTAGTAAAAAATTGACTGTTGTTTTAACTCTTCCCAACCTGCCTAATAATACTGATGATTTGGGTGTCTATTATTTTGATGAAACCTTAGGCAAATGGATATTGGTACCCGGAGCCCAATTTGATTTGACTCTTAATCAAGCAACCTTTGAAGTTGAACATTTAACCAAGTTTGCTGTTTTTGAAATTGATGGCCTGCCAGTGATAATTGAAGCAGTTGAATTCACTGAAAAAAAAATTGATATTGAAAAAACTCCTGAAACCGAGGAAACCGACCGCCAAACCGAAGAAGTAGCAACTCCGCCACCTCCTCAAATCCTAGATGCCGAAGCTTATGGCGAAGGAAGTTTGATTAGAGGACTTGACTTTAAAATTTATGTGCTAGTAGCTAAGCAAAAAAAGTATATCTCTAATTTAACGGAACTGCAAAAATATTCAGGCCAACTAATTTATAATGTAAGTAATGAAGTATTAGACCAATACCCGGATATCAGCATCGCTTCTCAACCGGCCCAATACAGTGACGGCGAATTGATTAAAGGCCCTGACCAAAAAATTTATGTAATTAAGAATAGCCAAAGAGTTTATATTTCTAATTTAGAAGAACTGCAAAAGTACGTTGGAAAGCAAATTCATCAGGTTAATATTGAAGTATTAGCCCAATATCCAATCGTTATTACTGCGCCTCGTCATTATGATAACGGGTCTTTAATCCGCGGCGCTGATAAAAAAATCTATGTTATCAAGAACGGACGCAAAAGACATATCTCTAATTTAGCTGAACTAAAAAAATATGCTGGCCAGCCGATTTACAATGTTGGCGATGAGGTTTTAAATCAGTATTAA